CCACCCCAGTGAGATCGCCTACGACTACTGGACCACCGTCCGGACCCTCGAAGCGATCGGCCACCGGCCAGCGTTCGGCCTGAACTGGGACCCCTCCCACTTCATGTGGCAGGGCATCGATCCCGTGTCCTTCATCTGGGACTTCAAGGACCGGATCTACCACGTGGACTGCAAGGACACCAAGCTCCGCCCCACCGGCCGGAACACCGTCATGGGCTCCCACCTGCCGTGGGGCGACCCGCGCCGCGGCTGGGACTTCGTCTCCGCCGGACGCGGCGACGTGCCCTGGGAATCATCCTTCCGCGCCCTCACCGCGATCGGCTACAACGGACCCATCAGCGTGGAATGGGAAGACGCCGGCATGGACCGCCTCCACGGCGCCCCCGAAGCCCTCGCCGCCCTCAAGAAGTTCGACTTCCCCGCATCCCAAACCAGCTTCGACGCAGCCTTCAGCAGCAAGGACTGATCAGTGCGGAGCGCGAAACTTTGACTGTCCGCAAGACCGGACATCCCGGGCGAGCGTCCGCCGATACGGGGAGTACCTCCGCCTCTCGGCGGCGGCGCTCGAAGTCAGACGTAAGCACGGCGTCGGGGGCCGTTCCAAACCGACCCCAAGGGGACCGCATTGCCAGCCGACCTTTACCTACCTTTGGGCCATGCCGAGTGGTCAGCGCGGTACGAATCACTTGCTCCGCTAGTCGTTGGGTCAAGCGCCATAGCTCCACTCACGATGGGGGAGCTGACCACCATCGCCCGCATCGACCCAGACCCCCTTCTGGCCACAGGGCTCAGCCTCGATTACACGGCACTTGGCGGCTCGGTGGAGCTCCGTCAACGAATCGCCGCCATAATGCCTGGCGTCATCTCAGATAACATCACCGTCACCGTTGGAGCCGGCGAAGCGCTGGCCATGGTCGCCGAAGCGGCCTGCCTTCCTGGCGCCCATGTTGTTATCGAAACTCCGGCTCCCCGAAGTGCCCTTATGGCAGCACAAAGACTAGGCGCGTCCGTCACCTTGCTCCAGGGCCCGATCACTTGGGAATTGGTCGTTAGCAGCTTACGTCCAACCACAAGGGCCGTTTTCCTGACTTCCCCGCACAGCCCGACCGGTCAAGTACTGGGTGCTGACGCCCTGACCCGGATCGCAGCGGAGTTGGCTAAGGTCGACGCGCTCCTTGTTGTTGATGAGAGCTATCGAGGACTGCCCCTGGGAATGTCACAGGTCCCTCCAGCCGTTGCCGCCCTCGTCCCCAACGGTGTATCTATAGGTAGCCTCTCCAAGGTATACGGACTTCCTGGGTTGCGCCTCGGGTGGGTAGCAGGCCCCGCCCTGTTGGTCGATGACGTGAAATCCATGCAGCGCTGGACTTCGCGGTCTCCGGCAGCCACCAGCGAAGTGATCGCCACGATCGCCTTGGACAACAGCGAGGCTCTTCTCTCCCGCGCCCGATCAATCGTGTACGACAGCTACGCCGAACTGGCCGCCATCTGCGACAGGTCACCGCTAATGCAGCTGACGGCGCCGGACGGAGGGACTACCGCCTTCCCGCAGATTGATGTTGCTGATGTGGATGCATGGTGTGGACGGGTCGCAGAGCAGTACGGGGTCCTGTTAGCGCCTGGCAACGCATGCTTCGGAATCCCGGGCCGGATCCGCATCAACCTGGGCTTACGGCCGGAGGTGAGGGCGAAGGCCTTTCCAGTTCTCGCTCAAGCCCTTAAGGGAACCCCACGCTCCGGCGTTAGGAGCCGCTGAGGTTTGACCCAAGAGGAGTCTGCTTGTCCCAGGAGCGCAGGGCTGGTATGAATCCGGTACATGCAATGCCCGGAATTTCGGCGTGGCGGTGATAGCCTTGGTGCATGGATGGGACGACGCAGCAGGGCCTGACTGACGAGCTTCCCGTCTCTGGAGCCTTGACGGCTGTGGATTCGGCGATAGTCACTGATGTAGCGAAGAGGGTGGACGTCTCAGACCGCCGCGATCTGCGCCGGCGTCTGGCTGATGGCCTCGAAGAGTGGCTATTGGAACATCGCGCGCCCCATCAACTGCTTCCTTCAGCGCGGCACTTCTCGGACGCATGGGGCGTTCATCGGGCCACCGTTCAGGGGGCCTTCGAAATCCTGGTCGACAGGGGAACCCTCGCCAGAATTGCTAATGGGCGCTTTGTCGCAAACTTCGTGGCCACAGTTCGAGAAGATGGAGCAGCAGCCCTTGCCGGGCGCCTAAGGACGACGGCCGGCCTGGCTGTCCGCGATGGGCTTTCCGAATCCGCATTCATCGAATTGGCACGGCAAATGTTCCGCGCCGCGGCTATGGCGGACATACGCGTCGTCTTTGTTGAACCCGAGGTCGAGGTTCCGGGCATGGGTGCCGAGGATCTTTCCCGCCTTCTCGACTATCCGGTTTCCAGCGAACGCCTTGAGGCCATCGAGCCCGCCCCACGAACGGTGTTCGTCGCGTTGGCGTCCGATGCCACCAAGGCCCGAGCCAGGATGGCCGGCCGCGCAGACGTCTTTGCCATCGGCCTGACACTAGAGACCGACCTCCGGCTTGCGGTGGCCGGCCTTCCCTCGGAGACAAGTGTGGCAGTTGTCTCGGAGGACCAACGGGTTTTGAGGGCCGTGATGGACAAGGTCTCAGAACTGCGATCGGACCTTTCCATCCATAGCCATACGGAAATACCACGGGAGCTCGGAGATACATCGCTCCTGCTCCTGCCCGAGGCGATGGTGGCCGACACCGGCAATCTCCCGACGGCCCGCTACCGGTGCCAAATCTCCCTTGCGGAGCTCACTTTCCTGCGGTCCCGGCTTGCAGGTTCGCTGGGGCAAGCGGCAACAGCCGAGACCACGACTGACCACACGAAGATCGAACTGCCTGCACAGTGACCTGGGTGGCGTCGTTGCTGCCGGGGGATCGGGTAAGGGTACCGGCAATGTTCAAGCCGCCAACACAACAATGTTCCAGCCACCATTTTTGTGGTGGCCGGAACATTGTTTGGTGTCAGCGCCCGGACTTTTGTCTTTTCGGGGCGGCTTCGGGGATCAACGGATGCCCACCCCGGCCTCTGCGGGAGCTGCGCGGCGTTCCAAACTCCGCAAACGAATGAGCTCCACCACCTCCGCAGCCTCTTGGGTTCCTTCGTGGATATCCCGCGGCTCAATGCAGTCCCCGATGCGGTAAACCTCCAGTTCGGGATTGATTTCCATCAGGCTCTCGTAAAGCTCAACGTTGGAAACCCGCCCACCGGTTACAACATCCTGGACGTCATTCCAGGTTTCCGGCACGCCCCGGTGTTGTAGGCGGATGAACCCATCCCCAACTTCCTCGACAGTGCGTTCCGGATGCAGGTGGACGTTCTCCAGTGCGTCGACCTGGGCAATCAACAGATTGCGTGCGGGCGCGGCCTTGTTGAGCGCGAACCCACTGTCAGGGTCCACGATGTCGATCCGGAGATCCGGCCTTGCTGTACCAAGACGTACGGCGAGAAAGCAGCTTTCGGCATCTCCGCCGATTATCACGACTCGGCCGGACCAAGCGGTGATGTCACGATCAAAGGCCGAGATGACGTTGAAGACCGGGCGGCCGCCACTGGTCGTCGCGTAGGTGTAACCGCCGCGTGCGCCCGTGGCGATGATGATCGCATCTGTGTCGTGGTCCGCCAGTGTGGCTGCGTCCAGTGTCTGGCCGAGCTTTACGTCGACATGGAGTTTTTCCATCTGCCGGGAAAGATAGCTGACGAAGTAGCCATAGTCGTGCGCGGCGAGGGCGGCCTGGTTCAGCTGACCACCAAGCACAGGCCGCGCCTCATAAAGCTCCACGCTGTTTCCTTGGCGTGCCAAGAGCCGGGCGGCGGTCATTCCGGCCGGCCCGCCGCCGATCACCGTCACGTGGCGGGGACGTTCCGTGATGCGTAGGGCCCGCGTGCGCTCAAACGTCGATTGGGGATTCACGGCGCAATGCGCCACCTTGCGGCCGAAAAATAGATTCAGGCAGGTGTGGCAGGCGATGCAGGGGACGATGTCCTCGGCCCGGTCCTGCTCGATCTTGCGTACGAAATGGGGATCCGCGTGGAAAGCACGTGTCATGGAAATGAAATCGGCCCGGCCGTCCGCCAGCACGGATTCAGCAAGGTCAGGATCGTTGAGTTTCTGCGTCACGCTGACCGGTACTGTGTCTCCAACCGCCTTCTTCAGCTGTTCGGCGATGGGTACGAAACCACCGTGTCCCCTTTCGGGGCCCTGAAAGATTTCGCTTCCCGTCTCGTAGATGCCGGCGGTGATGTCGATCAGGTTGATGCCGGCCTTTACAAGGAGCTTGCAGAAGGGAATGGTGTCGGCTGTCGTGAGGCCACCCTCCACGTATTCCTCCATGGAGATGCGGTAGCCGATGGGATAGTCCGGCCCGACGACGTTCCTGACAGCGGCGACGACCTCGAGGGCGAATCGGGCCCGGTTTTCGGCCGACCCTCCATACTTGTCAGTCCGCTTGTTACTCCAGGGAGAAAGGAACTGTTCCAGGAGATAACCGTGCGAACCGTGCAGATGGATCATGTCGACGCCGGCCTTGAGGCACCGCGCTGCGGCGTCTGCGAAGGCGCGGACAACGTCGTCGATATCGGCCTGGGTCATTTCCAGTGGAAGCGGCATGGGGTCGAAGAAGCTGCACGGTATCGCGGTTGGCGCCAAGGGCTGACGCAGCGTTGCGGTCGATGCAGACTGTCGACCCGCGAAATACAGCTCAACCGAAACTACTGCCCCTTCGTTGTGGAGCGCGTCGACGAGCCGGGTGAAGCCTGGGATAACCCGATCGTCGTGGCACCCGACCTGGAACGGATTCCCTTGGCCACGAGGGTCAACGTATGTGGACTCGACATTCACCAGGCCCGCACCGCCCCGGGCCCGTTCGACCAAGTAGTCGATGTAGCGCTGGTTCAGGGTGCCATCGCGATTAGCCATGGCCCGTTCCATCGGACCGGTGATGATGCGGTTCTTTGTCCGCATGCGGTTGATTCTGCCCTCGCGTAGCAGGTTTGGGTACGCCATAGTCCTACCTTTCTTGGATGGAGATACAAGCGGCCGAATGGCTTCGCCCGCGTCTGCCAGCGACAAGCGTGCGACCACTCTGACGCTAAAGCATGTGTACCAGTTATGTTCCAGGTTGGTCAATGGATGCTGTCATTTGCGGGTTTTCAAAAAGAAAAGTCAAAATTCCTTGACTCTCGGTACAGTGTTGGTACATTTGCTGCAGGTCGCCCCGCAATGGGTGAAACCACCGGCCCGGGCCTTCTTCTCCGGGCAGCACACCCCTCTAGATGGCCGCTTCCGTTGGAGGGCCACCAGGAAAGTGAGAAAAGCAAATGAGTAACATCGTCGTTACCGGCGGCTCCGGCCGCCTCGGACGTGAGTTCGTTGTACCGGAACTCGCGAAGGACCACTCCATCAAAGTGTTCGACGCCATTGAACCCCCGAACTCAGAATGGGATTTCCACAAGGGCGACATCCTGTCCATCGATGACCTGGCAAGCGCCTTCGAGGGCGCCGACGCCATAGTCCACCTGGCCGCTATCCCCGTTTACACCGGGCAAGGCGAAGAAGAAAAGATTTGGCGCGTGAATAGCGACGGCACGTTCAACGTCCTCGAAGCTGCGCGTCGGGCCGGTGTCCAGGACATCGTTCTGACCAGCAGCGTATGCGCCTGGGGCCCGATCTTCTGGTCCACCCCGCAGACTCCGGAATACTTCCCGATTGACGAGGAAATATCCAACCGCCCCGACGACATGTACGGGATGAGCAAGATCATCGGCGAAGTCCTCGGTTACGGGTATAGCCGCCGCTACAAGCAGCGCATCGCGTCCCTCCGCTTGGCAACGGTGGGTCTCTTCGACCAGGACTACTGGATCGACGCCGTTGCCGACATCGACAACCCGGAACATGTGCTCCCAGCCGTGGCCAACCCGGAACTACCCTCCGCGGGAGACATGACGATGACCGACTTCGTCTACCAGTATGTCGACCCGCGGGACGTTGCGCAGGCATTCCGTCTCGCACTGGAGTCAGTGCAGACGGGCCGGATCGGTAACGAAGACGTGCAGTGGGACAACTTCAACATCGGGGCCGGCGATGTCTTCTCGACCCGGGACTCGCTGGACCTCATCAGGAAGTACTACCCGGAGGCACGGGTGAACGAGGACCTGTACCGGGCGGAACCCCAGTACCCCCTCTACGACATCAGCAAGGCTCGCAATCTCCTCGGCTATGACCCCCAGTACACGTGGCGCGACTTCACGCCGCGGCCAGCCGCCGCGTCGAAGTAACCAAACAGGAGCATGCAGCTGCCCGGTCTGCCTGCTGATTCGTTCGCATAGGCGTAGATAGATGGCCGATGCAGTGGAATCAGCAGGCACCCGGACACCTGCGGCAGGGTCCGTCGCTTTCCTGCGCCGCCGCCCTCAGGGCTCCCCTCCACCTTTGCCATCCATTCGCTAGGAGCACATTCAGAATGTCGATAAAGAGCCGAATCAAAGGCGCAGCATTCGTGGCGGCCTCCGCCATGACAATTACCATGTTCGCCGGTTGTAGTGCCGGCGGTACCGGGGCTGGCACAGCAGTCGCCACCGTCGACCCGGCCATCCAGAGCAAGGTCGAAAAATGCCTCACCGAGGTAGCCCAAAAGGTCTACAACAAGGGTCCACAAGGCGAGACGGCGACGCCCGCTTCGCAACTGACATTGACGCAGGAAGAAATCGACAAAGTCAGGGCTATGAAGAAGACGGTCGCCATCGCATGGCATGTCTTTGGCAGCGACTATTCCACAGCCCAGGTAGCGGCCCTGAAAGACACGTTTAATAAGCTGGGCATCGAGGTCCTGACTACCACGGACGGCCAGTTCCAAGTCAACAAACAGACCAACGACATTCAGACGATCCTGGCACGCAAGCCGGATTTCATGGTGTCCCTTCCGGTTGACGCGCCCTCCGAGACAGGCATCTACCAGCAGGCTGCCGCAGCCGGAGTGAAGCTCGTCTTCGCGCTCAATGCGCCGCCCGAGATGAAAGCAGGCAAGGACTACCTCACGGTCGTCGGTTCCGACGATTACGGTACCGGCGTGGCCTCGGCATGCCAGTTGGTGAAAGCGGTAAACGGCAAGGGGAAGGTCGGCATTATCTACCACGCCGCCCACTACTACGCCACGCAGCAGCGGCTTGATGCGGTGCATGCAGTGTTGAAGGAATACCCCGACATCCAGGTCGTGGAGGAAAAGGGGAGCCCGGGCCCTGACTT
This window of the Arthrobacter sp. StoSoilB5 genome carries:
- a CDS encoding aminotransferase class I/II-fold pyridoxal phosphate-dependent enzyme, with translation MPADLYLPLGHAEWSARYESLAPLVVGSSAIAPLTMGELTTIARIDPDPLLATGLSLDYTALGGSVELRQRIAAIMPGVISDNITVTVGAGEALAMVAEAACLPGAHVVIETPAPRSALMAAQRLGASVTLLQGPITWELVVSSLRPTTRAVFLTSPHSPTGQVLGADALTRIAAELAKVDALLVVDESYRGLPLGMSQVPPAVAALVPNGVSIGSLSKVYGLPGLRLGWVAGPALLVDDVKSMQRWTSRSPAATSEVIATIALDNSEALLSRARSIVYDSYAELAAICDRSPLMQLTAPDGGTTAFPQIDVADVDAWCGRVAEQYGVLLAPGNACFGIPGRIRINLGLRPEVRAKAFPVLAQALKGTPRSGVRSR
- a CDS encoding GntR family transcriptional regulator, with the protein product MDGTTQQGLTDELPVSGALTAVDSAIVTDVAKRVDVSDRRDLRRRLADGLEEWLLEHRAPHQLLPSARHFSDAWGVHRATVQGAFEILVDRGTLARIANGRFVANFVATVREDGAAALAGRLRTTAGLAVRDGLSESAFIELARQMFRAAAMADIRVVFVEPEVEVPGMGAEDLSRLLDYPVSSERLEAIEPAPRTVFVALASDATKARARMAGRADVFAIGLTLETDLRLAVAGLPSETSVAVVSEDQRVLRAVMDKVSELRSDLSIHSHTEIPRELGDTSLLLLPEAMVADTGNLPTARYRCQISLAELTFLRSRLAGSLGQAATAETTTDHTKIELPAQ
- a CDS encoding NADH:flavin oxidoreductase yields the protein MAYPNLLREGRINRMRTKNRIITGPMERAMANRDGTLNQRYIDYLVERARGGAGLVNVESTYVDPRGQGNPFQVGCHDDRVIPGFTRLVDALHNEGAVVSVELYFAGRQSASTATLRQPLAPTAIPCSFFDPMPLPLEMTQADIDDVVRAFADAAARCLKAGVDMIHLHGSHGYLLEQFLSPWSNKRTDKYGGSAENRARFALEVVAAVRNVVGPDYPIGYRISMEEYVEGGLTTADTIPFCKLLVKAGINLIDITAGIYETGSEIFQGPERGHGGFVPIAEQLKKAVGDTVPVSVTQKLNDPDLAESVLADGRADFISMTRAFHADPHFVRKIEQDRAEDIVPCIACHTCLNLFFGRKVAHCAVNPQSTFERTRALRITERPRHVTVIGGGPAGMTAARLLARQGNSVELYEARPVLGGQLNQAALAAHDYGYFVSYLSRQMEKLHVDVKLGQTLDAATLADHDTDAIIIATGARGGYTYATTSGGRPVFNVISAFDRDITAWSGRVVIIGGDAESCFLAVRLGTARPDLRIDIVDPDSGFALNKAAPARNLLIAQVDALENVHLHPERTVEEVGDGFIRLQHRGVPETWNDVQDVVTGGRVSNVELYESLMEINPELEVYRIGDCIEPRDIHEGTQEAAEVVELIRLRSLERRAAPAEAGVGIR
- a CDS encoding NAD(P)-dependent oxidoreductase, which produces MSNIVVTGGSGRLGREFVVPELAKDHSIKVFDAIEPPNSEWDFHKGDILSIDDLASAFEGADAIVHLAAIPVYTGQGEEEKIWRVNSDGTFNVLEAARRAGVQDIVLTSSVCAWGPIFWSTPQTPEYFPIDEEISNRPDDMYGMSKIIGEVLGYGYSRRYKQRIASLRLATVGLFDQDYWIDAVADIDNPEHVLPAVANPELPSAGDMTMTDFVYQYVDPRDVAQAFRLALESVQTGRIGNEDVQWDNFNIGAGDVFSTRDSLDLIRKYYPEARVNEDLYRAEPQYPLYDISKARNLLGYDPQYTWRDFTPRPAAASK
- a CDS encoding substrate-binding domain-containing protein — its product is MSIKSRIKGAAFVAASAMTITMFAGCSAGGTGAGTAVATVDPAIQSKVEKCLTEVAQKVYNKGPQGETATPASQLTLTQEEIDKVRAMKKTVAIAWHVFGSDYSTAQVAALKDTFNKLGIEVLTTTDGQFQVNKQTNDIQTILARKPDFMVSLPVDAPSETGIYQQAAAAGVKLVFALNAPPEMKAGKDYLTVVGSDDYGTGVASACQLVKAVNGKGKVGIIYHAAHYYATQQRLDAVHAVLKEYPDIQVVEEKGSPGPDFTGQGAAATNSMLSQHPDLDGIWAVWDTHAEGVIAAARERGKNGSNFAITTIDLGKTVAVSTARDDMVKGVGGSQPYNQGVAEAMAVAYSLLGKDLNPYYAWNALPVDRSNVVEQWKQIYNAEAPKEITDAVNKK